One Saccharopolyspora erythraea NRRL 2338 genomic region harbors:
- a CDS encoding LLM class flavin-dependent oxidoreductase encodes MVRPFERPEVLFGGFVPSAVDRVGRWGDGFLGAGPLEYAERTFRLAEASWREHGRPGRPRLVGQVNAAIGPDQVVEQARTAITTYYGQSYFADPTASTPAGIRAAISSSATSAPRRWSCTAGPPTSARSTGWPTSSPERKARAPGNASPGPARSATQIVQVSRPVSSPWRLGGLLCAASASCARARSS; translated from the coding sequence GTGGTCAGGCCGTTCGAACGTCCTGAGGTGCTGTTCGGCGGGTTCGTCCCGTCGGCCGTCGACCGCGTCGGCAGGTGGGGCGACGGGTTCCTCGGCGCAGGCCCGTTGGAGTACGCCGAACGCACGTTCCGGCTGGCCGAGGCGTCCTGGCGGGAGCACGGCCGCCCCGGACGCCCGCGTCTGGTCGGCCAGGTCAACGCCGCCATCGGCCCGGACCAGGTCGTCGAACAGGCCAGGACGGCCATCACCACGTACTACGGCCAGAGCTACTTCGCCGACCCGACGGCGAGCACCCCGGCCGGAATCCGCGCCGCGATCAGCAGCTCGGCGACCTCGGCGCCCAGGCGGTGGTCCTGCACTGCTGGCCCGCCGACGTCGGCCAGGTCGACCGGCTGGCCGACCTCATCGCCTGAGCGGAAGGCGCGGGCCCCGGGGAACGCATCCCCGGGGCCCGCGCGGTCCGCGACTCAGATCGTCCAGGTGTCCCGGCCGGTGAGCAGCCCCTGGAGGTTGGGCGGGTTGCTGTGCGCGGCTTCGGCGAGCTGCGCCCGCGCCAGATCGTCGTAG
- a CDS encoding 2-oxoacid:ferredoxin oxidoreductase subunit beta: MTTTDLGFPALGGLAGVPVSEEKQSAKDYKSDQEVRWCPGCGDYIVLNAVQSFMPTLGLKRENIVFVSGIGCSSRFPYYMNTYGMHSIHGRAPAIATGLATARPDLSVWVVTGDGDALSIGGNHLIHALRRNVNLKILLFNNRIYGLTKGQYSPTSEVGKVTKSTPAGSLDHPFNPVSLALGAEASFVARTVDSDRAHVTETLRAAAEHRGSALVEIYQNCPIFNDGAFDVLKDNDEKQRRIIPLKHGEPIVFGPQDERLAVVRDGGGDFRVAKFSEVDESDVVVHDAEREDPSQAFALSRLGAQDLDPTVTGVFRSVQRATYDDLARAQLAEAAHSNPPNLQGLLTGRDTWTI; encoded by the coding sequence TTGACCACGACGGACCTGGGCTTTCCCGCCCTCGGGGGCCTGGCCGGGGTGCCGGTCTCCGAGGAGAAGCAGTCGGCCAAGGACTACAAGTCGGACCAGGAGGTCCGGTGGTGCCCCGGTTGCGGCGACTACATCGTCCTCAACGCGGTGCAGAGCTTCATGCCGACGCTGGGCCTCAAGCGCGAGAACATCGTGTTCGTCTCGGGCATCGGCTGCTCCAGCCGGTTCCCGTACTACATGAACACCTACGGGATGCACTCCATCCACGGCCGGGCGCCCGCGATCGCCACCGGGCTCGCGACCGCGCGGCCGGACCTGTCGGTGTGGGTGGTCACCGGTGACGGCGACGCGCTCTCCATCGGCGGCAACCACCTGATCCACGCGCTGCGGCGCAACGTCAACCTCAAGATCCTGCTGTTCAACAACCGGATCTACGGGCTGACCAAGGGCCAGTACTCGCCCACCAGCGAGGTCGGCAAGGTCACCAAGTCGACCCCGGCGGGCTCGCTGGACCACCCGTTCAACCCGGTCTCGCTGGCGCTGGGTGCGGAGGCGAGCTTCGTGGCCCGCACGGTCGACTCCGACCGAGCGCACGTGACCGAGACGCTGCGCGCGGCGGCCGAGCACCGGGGCAGCGCGCTGGTGGAGATCTACCAGAACTGCCCGATCTTCAACGACGGCGCGTTCGACGTCCTCAAGGACAACGACGAGAAGCAGCGCCGGATCATCCCGCTCAAGCACGGCGAGCCGATCGTCTTCGGGCCGCAGGACGAGCGGCTGGCGGTGGTCCGCGACGGCGGCGGCGACTTCCGGGTCGCCAAGTTCTCGGAAGTGGACGAGTCCGACGTGGTGGTGCACGACGCCGAGCGGGAGGACCCGTCGCAGGCGTTCGCGCTGTCGCGCCTGGGCGCCCAGGACCTCGACCCGACCGTCACCGGCGTTTTCCGCTCGGTCCAGCGCGCGACCTACGACGATCTGGCGCGGGCGCAGCTCGCCGAAGCCGCGCACAGCAACCCGCCCAACCTCCAGGGGCTGCTCACCGGCCGGGACACCTGGACGATCTGA
- a CDS encoding 2-oxoacid:acceptor oxidoreductase subunit alpha — MVTTNGHRPSDQPGPDAAAAGGRDIQTQKMNRVVIRFAGDSGDGMQLTGDRFTSEAAAYGNDLATLPNYPAEIRAPAGTLPGVSSFQLHFADYDILTPGDRPDVLVAMNPAALKANIGDLPHGGILIVNTDEFNKRNLTKVGYETDPLETEALSPYTVHKVPMAELTRGAVEPTGLSRKDAERAKNMFALGLLSWMYHRPTEGTERYLREKFAKKPQIAEANVLAFRAGWNYGETTEAFAVTYEVAPATLPKGTYRQITGNTALAYGLVAAGQRSGLPVFLGSYPITPASDVLHEMAKHKNFGVTTFQAEDEIAGVGAALGASFGGALGVTTTSGPGLALKSETIGLAVTMELPLLICDIQRGGPSTGLPTKTEQADLLQALYGRNGESPVPVIAPRSPADCFDAALDAARIALTYRTPVLLLSDGAIANGSEPWLVPEVAELPDLSVRFATGPNSPDGQEFWPYVRDPETLARDWAVPGTPGAEHRIGGLEKADGPGHISYDPDNHDKMVRLRQAKVDGVEVPDLEVDDPSGEARVLALGWGSSYGPIGAACRRVRGAGMPIAQAHLRHLNPMPGNLGEVLRRYDRVIVPEMNLGQLAMLLRSRYLVDVISHTKVAGLPFRAEELQNVLTDVVQGVSA, encoded by the coding sequence TTGGTGACGACGAACGGGCACCGGCCCTCGGACCAGCCGGGGCCGGATGCCGCCGCGGCCGGGGGGCGGGACATCCAGACGCAGAAGATGAACCGGGTGGTGATCCGGTTCGCCGGGGACTCCGGTGACGGCATGCAGCTCACCGGGGACCGGTTCACCTCGGAAGCCGCGGCCTACGGCAACGACCTGGCGACGCTGCCGAACTACCCGGCGGAGATCCGCGCTCCCGCCGGCACGCTGCCGGGCGTGTCGAGCTTCCAGCTGCACTTCGCCGACTACGACATCCTCACGCCGGGCGACCGCCCTGACGTGCTGGTCGCGATGAACCCGGCGGCGCTGAAAGCCAACATCGGCGACCTGCCGCACGGCGGGATCCTGATCGTCAACACCGACGAGTTCAACAAGCGCAACCTCACCAAGGTCGGCTACGAGACCGACCCGCTGGAGACCGAGGCGCTCTCGCCCTACACCGTGCACAAGGTGCCGATGGCCGAGCTGACCCGGGGCGCGGTCGAGCCGACCGGGCTCTCGCGCAAGGACGCCGAACGGGCGAAGAACATGTTCGCCCTGGGGCTGCTGTCGTGGATGTACCACCGGCCGACCGAGGGCACCGAGCGCTACCTGCGGGAGAAGTTCGCCAAGAAGCCCCAGATCGCCGAGGCCAACGTGCTGGCCTTCCGCGCGGGCTGGAACTACGGCGAGACGACCGAGGCCTTCGCGGTGACCTACGAGGTCGCGCCCGCGACCCTGCCCAAGGGCACCTACCGCCAGATCACCGGCAACACCGCGCTGGCCTACGGCCTGGTGGCCGCCGGGCAGCGCAGCGGGCTGCCGGTGTTCCTGGGCAGCTACCCGATCACGCCGGCCTCCGACGTGCTGCACGAGATGGCCAAGCACAAGAACTTCGGCGTGACCACGTTCCAGGCCGAGGACGAGATCGCCGGCGTCGGCGCCGCGCTGGGCGCCTCGTTCGGCGGCGCCCTGGGCGTGACCACCACCTCCGGTCCGGGCCTGGCGCTGAAGTCGGAGACGATCGGCCTGGCGGTGACGATGGAGCTGCCGCTGCTGATCTGCGACATCCAGCGCGGTGGCCCCTCGACGGGCCTGCCGACCAAGACCGAGCAGGCCGACCTGCTGCAGGCGCTCTACGGCCGCAACGGCGAGTCGCCGGTGCCGGTCATCGCGCCGCGCTCGCCCGCGGACTGCTTCGACGCCGCGCTCGACGCGGCCCGCATCGCGCTGACCTACCGCACCCCGGTGCTGCTGCTGTCCGACGGCGCCATCGCCAACGGCTCCGAGCCGTGGCTGGTGCCCGAGGTCGCCGAGCTGCCGGACCTGTCGGTGCGCTTCGCGACCGGCCCGAACTCCCCGGACGGCCAGGAGTTCTGGCCGTACGTCCGCGATCCCGAGACGCTGGCGCGGGACTGGGCCGTGCCCGGCACGCCGGGCGCCGAGCACCGCATCGGCGGCCTGGAGAAGGCCGACGGCCCCGGCCACATCTCCTACGACCCGGACAACCACGACAAGATGGTCCGGCTGCGGCAGGCCAAGGTGGACGGCGTGGAGGTGCCGGACCTCGAGGTCGACGACCCCTCCGGCGAGGCACGCGTGCTCGCGCTGGGCTGGGGCTCGTCCTACGGCCCGATCGGTGCCGCGTGCCGCCGGGTGCGCGGGGCGGGGATGCCGATCGCCCAGGCGCACCTGCGCCACCTCAACCCGATGCCGGGTAACCTCGGAGAGGTGCTGCGCCGGTACGACCGGGTCATCGTGCCGGAGATGAACCTCGGGCAGCTCGCCATGCTGCTGCGCTCCCGGTACCTGGTGGACGTCATCAGCCACACCAAGGTCGCGGGGCTTCCGTTCCGAGCCGAGGAGCTGCAGAACGTGCTCACCGACGTCGTTCAGGGGGTGTCCGCTTGA
- a CDS encoding cytochrome P450, whose amino-acid sequence MTDITPDDSPPMLSGARPLVGHAGEFIRNPVAMAERGYAECGEAFSVRIPGWTAHMFIGPEHNRFFFSETDRRLSIRTAYPFFVRMFDPAFYFFAGDDEYRRQRALVLPRFQGRQLENYVATMVDEVCELDRALGNSGEFDLVRTMGPLVMRIAARAFLGREFSARLENGFFEKFRRFSAGMDPVMAGWLPLPHLVRSRFAKRELHRLMGELIRQRRRSPVEPGDFLQTLIEARYDDGEVVPDRVLINLILLFSWAGHETTTGHISWAVIDLLRNPEALRKVLEETHGVLGSRSFGELTLSDVGKLKYLGHALHETERLHPVAFTMARTAAEAFEYAGYRIPEGAMLMISPAVTHRLPGLYPEPDRFRPERFQDNPKDTRYLVGFGGGVHRCLGVHFAYLEMTIALAHLFREFEFELLDTNPRPVPGAHTKWPRSPCRVRYVRRAGTGRAA is encoded by the coding sequence ATGACGGACATCACACCTGACGATTCTCCGCCGATGCTGTCGGGTGCGAGGCCGCTGGTCGGCCATGCCGGGGAGTTCATCAGGAATCCGGTCGCGATGGCCGAACGCGGTTACGCCGAATGCGGCGAGGCGTTCTCGGTCCGCATTCCGGGGTGGACCGCCCACATGTTCATCGGGCCGGAGCACAACCGATTCTTCTTCTCCGAGACCGACCGCCGCCTGTCGATCAGGACCGCCTATCCGTTCTTCGTCCGGATGTTCGACCCGGCGTTCTACTTCTTCGCGGGCGACGACGAATACCGGCGTCAGCGAGCCTTGGTTCTCCCGCGCTTCCAGGGGAGGCAACTGGAGAACTACGTGGCCACCATGGTGGACGAGGTGTGCGAACTGGACCGCGCTCTGGGGAATTCCGGCGAGTTCGACCTGGTGCGCACGATGGGTCCGCTGGTGATGCGGATCGCGGCGCGCGCTTTTCTCGGCCGGGAGTTCTCCGCGCGGCTGGAGAACGGGTTCTTCGAGAAGTTCCGCCGTTTCTCCGCCGGGATGGATCCGGTCATGGCCGGCTGGCTCCCGCTGCCGCACCTGGTCCGCAGCCGGTTCGCCAAGCGCGAGCTGCACCGGCTGATGGGCGAGCTGATCCGGCAGCGGCGCCGGAGTCCCGTGGAGCCGGGCGATTTCCTGCAGACGCTCATCGAGGCCCGCTACGACGACGGCGAGGTCGTGCCCGACCGCGTGCTGATCAACCTGATCCTGTTGTTCAGCTGGGCGGGCCACGAGACGACCACCGGCCACATCAGCTGGGCGGTGATCGACCTCCTGCGCAATCCCGAAGCGTTGCGCAAAGTGCTGGAGGAGACGCACGGCGTGCTCGGTTCACGCTCCTTCGGCGAACTCACCCTCTCCGACGTCGGGAAGCTCAAGTACCTCGGCCACGCACTGCACGAGACCGAGCGCCTGCATCCGGTGGCATTCACGATGGCCAGAACTGCGGCCGAGGCCTTCGAATACGCCGGGTACAGGATTCCCGAGGGTGCGATGCTGATGATCTCCCCGGCGGTGACCCACCGGCTTCCCGGGCTCTATCCCGAGCCCGACCGGTTCCGGCCGGAACGTTTCCAGGACAATCCCAAGGACACCAGGTACCTGGTCGGTTTCGGTGGCGGGGTGCACCGCTGCCTCGGTGTGCATTTCGCCTATCTGGAGATGACCATCGCGCTCGCCCACCTCTTCCGGGAATTCGAGTTCGAGCTGCTGGACACGAATCCGCGACCCGTTCCCGGGGCGCACACGAAATGGCCGCGAAGCCCGTGCCGCGTCCGCTACGTGCGGCGGGCGGGGACCGGTCGCGCAGCTTGA
- a CDS encoding esterase/lipase family protein has product MRRTLGAVLAALALATAGPAASADDRASTPVVFVHGYSGAAWNWNTARDVFREAGYGDAELFSFEYNSHQSNERSAAELAAFVDRVLAETGADEVDIVNHSMGGLVSRWYIKELGGVEEVGHWTSLAGANHGTRTANLCQAYPSCREMLPGSAFVERLNSGDETPGDVEYTTWYSPADGVIVPYTSTAVEGARNNEVPGVSHLAFLSDTGILRQVAAGLAG; this is encoded by the coding sequence ATGCGCAGGACACTCGGCGCGGTGCTGGCGGCGCTGGCGCTGGCAACCGCGGGCCCGGCGGCGTCGGCGGACGACCGGGCGAGCACACCGGTCGTGTTCGTGCACGGCTACAGCGGTGCGGCGTGGAACTGGAACACCGCGCGGGACGTGTTCCGGGAGGCCGGCTACGGCGACGCGGAACTGTTCTCGTTCGAGTACAACTCCCACCAGTCCAACGAGCGCAGCGCGGCCGAGCTCGCCGCGTTCGTCGACCGGGTGCTCGCCGAGACCGGTGCGGACGAGGTCGACATCGTCAACCACTCGATGGGCGGGCTGGTCAGCCGCTGGTACATCAAGGAACTGGGTGGTGTGGAGGAGGTCGGCCACTGGACGTCGCTGGCCGGCGCCAACCACGGCACCCGGACGGCGAACCTGTGCCAGGCGTACCCCTCGTGCCGGGAGATGCTGCCGGGCTCGGCCTTCGTCGAGCGGCTCAACTCCGGCGACGAGACGCCCGGCGACGTCGAGTACACGACGTGGTACTCGCCCGCCGACGGCGTCATCGTGCCCTACACCAGCACCGCGGTCGAGGGTGCGCGGAACAACGAGGTGCCGGGGGTGAGCCATCTGGCCTTCCTGTCCGACACCGGCATCCTGCGGCAGGTGGCGGCCGGTCTGGCCGGCTGA
- a CDS encoding AAA family ATPase — MPQDNAGIAGASRLLALRGRDRELRMLGELFERARAGSGGALVLAGGTGLGKTALLDTARRDVAGFDVRGFRAVEPESAVPLAGLRRLFPACEAGPDRAHRALVGLSGEAPVLCWVDDAHHLDHTSLDALAFAARRAETAPLVLLFTTGLGPGAATVPDELADLPLLRLEPLSPADSLRLLDDRVPYGLPEGLADELVVLASGNPLALTELADELTPEQLGGTEPCPTAPPARSRIRTGVGRCLRGLTTQARLLALLPAVDEDLDLSTLMRAAARVAPSALDEAEASGLLVVDGDRVRAPDELTSSVLRAEAPPSLRRDAHLLLSEVLDARQHRARWLWHRATVTRWTPGSVADALGDAAEEAGQAGDFSVSARTYERAARLSGDAETRALRLVMAGRDSWLAGRRTHSRALLRQAAPLIRSRRLRGMTQLLRGAIELAEGVPAIADRNLTGAAEELAGTDRRLALTALMLAGEADFAAGDFRAYHANARRAEELRTPADGPRVRLMLDHFAGLAATFRGEHGTAVPALRRVVRLAEAVDDTASSIWASQAAFVLGDAEVSLRMATRALSSSREQPVALLAPWAGVYQSLAALMLDRYAAAEASALEGLRMARALGQRNFAISHLSILTLVAALQGDRHTARLRLEATSEEIAARGLGRTGALSSWAIACAELAHGRHTDALASRRDRGPGRAHPEAGQDRPARRRGRHQPGDRRPPVHQPAHRRPPPAQHLRHARHKVAGPAQQAAALTAAAGVGAWTMHFLCAGF; from the coding sequence ATGCCGCAGGACAACGCCGGGATCGCCGGCGCATCCCGCCTGCTCGCGCTGCGCGGCAGGGACCGCGAACTGCGGATGCTGGGTGAGCTGTTCGAACGGGCGCGCGCGGGCAGCGGGGGCGCACTGGTGCTCGCCGGAGGCACCGGCCTGGGCAAGACCGCGTTGCTGGACACGGCCCGGCGCGACGTCGCCGGTTTCGACGTGCGCGGTTTCCGCGCCGTGGAGCCGGAGTCGGCGGTACCGCTCGCCGGGCTGCGGCGGCTTTTCCCGGCCTGCGAGGCGGGACCCGACCGCGCCCACCGCGCGTTGGTCGGACTTTCCGGCGAGGCGCCGGTTCTGTGCTGGGTCGACGACGCGCACCACCTCGACCACACGTCGTTGGACGCACTGGCGTTCGCCGCGCGCCGGGCCGAGACCGCACCCCTGGTGCTGCTGTTCACCACCGGACTCGGACCCGGCGCCGCCACCGTCCCCGACGAGTTGGCCGATCTGCCGCTGCTGCGGCTCGAACCCCTCAGTCCGGCCGACAGCCTGCGCCTGCTCGACGACCGCGTCCCGTACGGGCTGCCGGAGGGGCTGGCCGACGAACTCGTGGTGCTCGCGTCCGGGAACCCGCTCGCCCTCACCGAGCTCGCCGACGAGCTGACACCCGAACAGCTCGGCGGCACCGAACCCTGCCCGACGGCACCACCGGCGCGCAGCCGGATCAGGACCGGGGTTGGCAGGTGTCTGCGGGGGCTGACCACGCAAGCACGGCTGCTGGCGCTTCTCCCGGCGGTCGACGAGGACCTCGACCTGAGCACGCTCATGCGCGCCGCCGCGCGCGTCGCGCCGAGCGCGCTCGACGAGGCCGAGGCGTCCGGTCTGCTGGTCGTCGACGGCGACCGGGTGCGCGCTCCCGACGAGCTGACCAGCAGCGTCCTCCGCGCCGAGGCGCCACCGTCGCTGCGCCGGGACGCCCACCTGCTGCTGAGCGAGGTGCTCGACGCGCGGCAGCACCGCGCCCGGTGGCTGTGGCACCGCGCCACCGTGACGCGGTGGACGCCGGGGAGCGTCGCCGACGCCCTCGGCGACGCCGCCGAGGAAGCCGGGCAGGCGGGCGACTTCTCGGTGTCGGCGCGGACCTACGAGCGCGCCGCGCGGCTCTCCGGCGACGCCGAGACCAGGGCGCTGCGGTTGGTCATGGCGGGCCGCGACTCGTGGCTGGCGGGCAGGAGGACGCACTCGCGTGCGCTGCTGCGGCAGGCCGCGCCGCTGATCCGCTCGCGCAGGCTGCGCGGGATGACCCAGCTGCTGCGGGGCGCGATCGAGCTGGCCGAGGGGGTGCCCGCCATCGCCGACCGGAACCTGACCGGCGCGGCGGAGGAGCTCGCCGGCACCGATCGCCGGCTCGCGCTCACCGCGCTCATGCTCGCCGGTGAGGCCGACTTCGCCGCCGGGGACTTCCGCGCCTACCACGCCAACGCCAGGCGCGCCGAGGAACTGCGCACGCCCGCCGACGGGCCGCGGGTGCGGCTCATGCTCGACCACTTCGCGGGCCTTGCCGCGACTTTCCGCGGTGAGCACGGGACCGCGGTTCCCGCGCTGCGGCGCGTGGTGCGGCTGGCCGAGGCGGTGGACGACACAGCGTCGAGCATCTGGGCGAGCCAGGCGGCGTTCGTGCTGGGCGACGCCGAGGTCTCGCTGCGGATGGCCACCAGGGCGCTCAGCTCGTCACGAGAACAGCCCGTCGCTCTGCTGGCTCCGTGGGCGGGCGTGTACCAGTCCTTGGCCGCGCTGATGCTCGATCGGTACGCCGCCGCGGAGGCCAGCGCGCTGGAGGGGCTGCGGATGGCCCGCGCGCTCGGTCAGCGCAACTTCGCGATCAGCCACCTCAGCATCCTCACGCTCGTCGCGGCCCTGCAGGGCGACCGGCACACCGCCCGGCTGCGGCTCGAGGCGACCTCCGAGGAGATCGCCGCGCGCGGCCTGGGCCGCACCGGTGCGCTGAGCTCGTGGGCCATCGCCTGCGCCGAGCTGGCGCACGGCAGGCACACCGACGCCCTCGCCAGCCGCCGCGACCGCGGGCCTGGACGCGCTCACCCCGAAGCAGGCCAAGATCGCCCGGCTCGTCGCCGAGGGCGCCACCAACCGGGAGATCGCCGACCGCCTGTTCATCAGCCGGCGCACCGTCGACCACCACCTGCGCAACATCTTCGCCACGCTCGGCATAAGGTCGCGGGTCCAGCTCAGCAGGCTGCTGCCCTGACCGCTGCGGCCGGCGTCGGCGCATGGACGATGCATTTCCTTTGTGCCGGTTTTTGA
- a CDS encoding YciI family protein has protein sequence MYVVLLHHTVPAEDINLILPDHFEWINRHYRAGDFLIEGRCAPGADSVIIAAGMKRGRLDAILATDPFVLRHMVKPEVIEFRALHTVPELVHYADRLDSGVSGG, from the coding sequence ATGTATGTGGTATTGCTGCATCACACCGTGCCGGCAGAAGACATCAACCTCATACTCCCCGACCACTTCGAATGGATAAACCGGCATTACCGGGCAGGCGACTTCCTGATCGAGGGCCGCTGCGCGCCGGGAGCCGACTCCGTCATCATCGCCGCGGGCATGAAGCGGGGCAGGCTGGACGCCATCCTGGCCACCGACCCCTTCGTGCTGCGCCACATGGTCAAGCCCGAGGTGATCGAGTTCAGGGCGCTGCACACGGTGCCCGAGCTCGTCCACTACGCCGACCGGCTCGACAGCGGCGTCAGCGGCGGATAA
- a CDS encoding nitroreductase family protein codes for MPAAPSPRPHSHPFVPYRPERVPVDEGLRRGQALHDLLARRRSVRFFSPDPVPAAAIELAVRTANTAPSGAHQQPWTFVAVRDPETRHRIRLAAEAEERAFYGRDDLQEWHGALARLETGADKDYLDVVPWIVVVFAQKYSTDETGRRRKHYYVNESVGIACGMFISSLHAMGLATLTHTPNPMGFLNDILGRPRGERPYILFPVGYPAADCEVPDLARKPLEQALVHHP; via the coding sequence ATGCCCGCCGCGCCGTCGCCTCGTCCGCACTCGCACCCCTTCGTCCCGTACCGGCCGGAGCGGGTGCCGGTGGACGAGGGGCTGCGGCGCGGGCAGGCCCTGCACGACCTGCTCGCACGGCGGCGCAGCGTCCGCTTCTTCAGCCCCGACCCGGTACCCGCAGCGGCCATCGAACTCGCGGTGCGCACCGCCAACACCGCTCCCAGCGGCGCGCACCAGCAGCCGTGGACGTTCGTCGCGGTGCGGGACCCGGAGACCAGGCACCGCATCCGGCTCGCCGCCGAAGCCGAGGAACGCGCCTTCTACGGCCGCGACGACCTCCAGGAGTGGCACGGCGCGCTGGCGCGCCTGGAGACGGGCGCCGACAAGGACTACCTCGACGTCGTGCCGTGGATCGTGGTGGTGTTCGCGCAGAAGTACTCCACCGACGAGACCGGCCGCAGGCGAAAGCACTACTACGTCAACGAAAGCGTCGGCATCGCCTGCGGGATGTTCATCAGCTCGCTGCACGCGATGGGCCTGGCCACGCTGACCCACACGCCCAACCCGATGGGCTTCCTCAACGACATCCTCGGCCGTCCCCGCGGCGAACGCCCGTACATCCTGTTCCCGGTCGGCTACCCCGCCGCCGACTGCGAGGTGCCCGACCTCGCGCGCAAGCCGCTGGAGCAGGCGCTGGTGCACCACCCGTGA
- a CDS encoding FadR/GntR family transcriptional regulator has product MPVTDEAIEKIKSMIVTGELGPGDKLPKEADLAERLGLSRNSLREAVKALSLIHVLDVRQGDGTYVTTLEPNLLLDALAFMVDFHQDDSVLEFFEVRRILEPAATAMAATAMSDEDIAGLRAVLDELGEDPSVEVLVANDLEFHRRIAAGSGNTVLCSLIEGLSGSTARARIWRGLTQEGAVRRTREQHAAICDAIESRQPDVARAWATVHVAGVEEWLRSALGVPRSSS; this is encoded by the coding sequence GTGCCAGTCACGGACGAGGCGATCGAGAAGATCAAATCCATGATCGTCACCGGTGAGCTCGGCCCCGGGGACAAGCTGCCCAAGGAGGCCGACCTCGCCGAACGGCTGGGCCTGTCCCGCAACTCGCTGCGGGAGGCGGTGAAGGCGCTGTCGCTGATCCACGTGCTCGACGTGCGCCAGGGCGACGGCACCTACGTGACGACCTTGGAGCCGAACCTGCTGCTGGACGCGCTGGCGTTCATGGTGGACTTCCACCAGGACGACAGCGTGCTGGAGTTCTTCGAGGTCCGCCGGATCCTCGAACCCGCCGCGACCGCGATGGCCGCCACCGCGATGAGCGACGAGGACATCGCGGGGCTGCGCGCCGTGCTGGACGAGCTGGGCGAGGACCCCTCGGTGGAGGTGCTGGTCGCCAACGACCTGGAGTTCCACCGGCGGATCGCGGCGGGCTCGGGCAACACCGTGCTGTGCTCGCTGATCGAGGGGCTCTCCGGTTCGACCGCGCGGGCGCGCATCTGGCGGGGGCTCACCCAGGAGGGGGCGGTCCGCCGCACCCGCGAGCAGCACGCCGCGATCTGCGACGCGATCGAGTCGCGTCAGCCCGACGTCGCGCGGGCGTGGGCGACGGTGCAC